One Bacillus sp. FJAT-52991 genomic region harbors:
- a CDS encoding amino acid ABC transporter permease: MNKLEKYFDATYIWQSFSMLLPFLKVTFLVSILSVIFGTILGFLLAIMKLSGNPFAKKLANAYTTAIRCTPSIVLLFLIYYGVPALSEQFGVNLDQVDKMVFIVITFSLQFAAAMSEVIRSSYQAIDKGQFEAAVSVGLSPIQAYRRIIFPQAFVVALPNFGNSLLELIKEGSLAYTIGLIDVMGKASLIIDGRYNAHALETYIALSVIYWVISIAIEQTFAKLEKIFSKGKQVLKTT; encoded by the coding sequence GTGAACAAGTTGGAGAAATATTTCGATGCGACTTATATATGGCAATCGTTTTCAATGTTGCTGCCTTTTTTAAAAGTAACCTTTCTAGTCTCCATTCTTTCTGTCATTTTCGGTACTATTCTTGGCTTCCTTTTAGCCATTATGAAGCTCAGCGGCAATCCGTTTGCCAAGAAGCTAGCCAATGCCTATACGACAGCGATTCGTTGTACCCCATCCATCGTGTTACTGTTTTTAATTTATTATGGCGTACCCGCTCTATCTGAACAATTTGGGGTTAATTTAGATCAAGTGGATAAAATGGTGTTCATCGTCATCACCTTTTCCCTTCAGTTTGCTGCTGCCATGTCTGAAGTCATCCGCTCTTCCTATCAAGCCATTGATAAAGGGCAGTTTGAAGCGGCTGTAAGTGTTGGATTGAGTCCGATTCAAGCATATAGAAGAATCATTTTTCCACAAGCCTTTGTTGTGGCCTTGCCAAACTTCGGCAATAGCTTACTAGAATTAATAAAGGAAGGCTCCTTAGCTTATACGATCGGCTTGATCGATGTCATGGGCAAAGCTAGTCTAATCATCGATGGCCGTTACAACGCACATGCTTTAGAAACATATATCGCCCTATCAGTGATTTACTGGGTGATTTCGATTGCGATCGAACAAACCTTTGCGAAATTGGAAAAAATATTTAGCAAAGGCAAACAAGTATTAAAAACAACTTAA
- a CDS encoding transporter substrate-binding domain-containing protein translates to MKRNKIVKIVAASFALVTILTGCGSSETESNTSTTQDSDVKKVKVAYDQASKPISWLDENGEPAGYDVEVMKLVDELLPEYEFEYVGTSSDDLLLGVEQGKYQVGVKNAFWTQERTEKFIFPKEFLGLSSAGLVLKKENEKIKSLSDFASAELTLAPIAANNAQYTIVDEYNKANPKNKVKLKAGDSFSVDVVQWVNEGRVDGGIMIEGPFQKQVTDKNGPYHNLVNDVVYNEFAVIKTWPLFNKDEQELADAYDQAIKQIKQDKKTNELSKEFYGRDLFEVLDQVKR, encoded by the coding sequence ATGAAAAGGAACAAAATAGTAAAAATCGTCGCCGCTAGTTTCGCATTAGTCACTATATTAACGGGATGCGGCTCATCTGAAACGGAATCAAACACTTCCACCACTCAAGATTCTGATGTAAAAAAAGTAAAGGTTGCCTATGACCAAGCGTCAAAGCCGATCTCTTGGCTCGATGAAAATGGCGAACCAGCTGGATATGATGTGGAAGTCATGAAATTGGTCGATGAATTACTTCCAGAATATGAGTTTGAATACGTCGGTACTTCAAGTGACGACTTATTACTTGGGGTGGAACAAGGAAAGTATCAAGTAGGGGTCAAAAATGCATTTTGGACACAAGAAAGAACCGAGAAGTTTATTTTTCCTAAAGAGTTCCTTGGACTAAGCAGCGCAGGTCTTGTCTTAAAGAAAGAAAATGAAAAAATCAAATCCTTATCCGATTTTGCTTCTGCTGAATTAACATTAGCTCCTATTGCAGCCAATAACGCTCAATACACCATTGTAGATGAATACAACAAAGCCAATCCGAAAAATAAGGTGAAATTAAAAGCTGGTGATTCCTTTAGCGTGGACGTTGTTCAATGGGTCAATGAAGGACGAGTAGACGGCGGGATCATGATCGAAGGACCTTTCCAAAAACAAGTAACTGACAAAAATGGCCCTTATCATAATTTAGTCAATGACGTTGTTTATAATGAGTTCGCCGTCATTAAAACATGGCCATTGTTCAATAAAGACGAACAAGAATTGGCTGATGCGTATGATCAAGCCATTAAACAAATTAAACAAGACAAGAAAACGAATGAATTGAGCAAAGAGTTTTACGGACGGGATTTATTCGAAGTGTTAGATCAAGTGAAAAGATAA
- a CDS encoding IS3 family transposase (programmed frameshift), translated as MSKKVFTEKEIKLLSINPYVKSVSLKGITYTDEFKHIFIAEKKKGKFARDIFEQHGFDIDVLGKHRIKSASRRWNDAYNEGGISGLRDTRTGNSGRPRERELSLEEKNARLEAQINLLKAENELLKKIRFAERGMKKLALPPSRKYILIRSVIEKYQLKNIVSYLCKAAGVSRSGYYNYFSKASQEQRKLKDEKDEVVKGIVLKAFHFKRRKKGARQIKMTLAGQFGVVYNLKRIRRIMKKYGIICPIRKANPYRRMMKATQEHRVVPNLLNRQFKQGVPGKVLLTDITYLYYGKGQKAYLSTIKDSSTNELLAYHVSDRLTMDLATGTLLKLKKNRNFRKTEDALIHSDQGTHYTHPDFQKLVKKLGLRQSMSRRGNCWDNAPQESFFGHFKDEAYIKPCITLEELKREIKQYMIYYNNYRYQWNLKKMTPVQYRDHLLKTA; from the exons ATGAGTAAAAAGGTTTTTACAGAAAAAGAGATCAAGTTGCTATCAATTAATCCTTACGTTAAATCTGTAAGTTTAAAAGGAATTACCTATACAGATGAATTTAAACATATTTTTATCGCAGAAAAAAAGAAAGGCAAGTTTGCCAGAGATATATTTGAACAACATGGTTTTGACATAGATGTTTTGGGGAAACACCGGATTAAGTCAGCTAGTAGAAGGTGGAATGATGCTTACAATGAGGGAGGGATAAGTGGTTTACGTGATACTAGAACTGGTAACTCAGGGCGTCCTAGAGAAAGAGAATTATCCCTAGAGGAGAAAAATGCTCGCTTAGAAGCACAAATTAACTTGTTAAAGGCGGAAAATGAACTTTTAAAAAAGATTCGATTTGCAGAAAGGGGGATGAAGAAAT TAGCACTTCCTCCTAGCCGAAAGTATATCCTTATTCGATCAGTTATCGAAAAATATCAATTAAAAAATATAGTGAGCTACCTATGTAAAGCAGCTGGCGTCTCAAGAAGTGGTTATTATAATTATTTCTCAAAAGCGTCGCAAGAACAAAGGAAGCTAAAAGATGAAAAAGATGAGGTAGTAAAGGGGATTGTCTTAAAGGCCTTCCATTTTAAAAGACGGAAAAAAGGGGCACGTCAAATCAAAATGACTTTGGCGGGTCAATTTGGTGTTGTCTACAATTTAAAGCGCATACGGCGAATCATGAAGAAGTATGGGATTATATGCCCTATCAGAAAGGCAAATCCTTATAGACGAATGATGAAAGCCACACAAGAACACCGAGTTGTACCAAATCTATTGAACCGGCAATTTAAGCAAGGTGTCCCTGGAAAGGTACTCCTAACCGATATCACATATTTATATTACGGAAAGGGTCAGAAAGCCTATTTGTCGACAATTAAAGATAGCTCAACCAATGAACTCTTGGCCTATCACGTGTCAGACCGATTAACCATGGATTTAGCTACAGGTACCCTTCTGAAGTTAAAGAAGAATCGAAACTTTAGAAAGACAGAAGATGCCTTGATACACTCTGATCAAGGTACCCACTATACACACCCTGATTTTCAAAAGTTAGTGAAGAAACTTGGATTACGTCAATCCATGTCCAGGCGAGGTAACTGTTGGGATAATGCTCCGCAAGAATCCTTCTTTGGGCATTTTAAGGACGAGGCCTATATTAAACCATGTATAACACTAGAGGAATTAAAACGTGAAATTAAGCAATATATGATTTATTACAATAACTATAGGTATCAATGGAATCTAAAAAAGATGACCCCTGTTCAATACAGAGATCATCTTCTAAAAACTGCCTAG
- a CDS encoding ATP-binding protein, with product MFNFHSARYKPILIVCITLFLLTSFRLAWVAYHSTPDYRLAKQGVLDLRNIDLTDEDSISLDGEWKFSPEILLNPQLDEDTSSDTEIISVPTRGGKDCNDQFGTYKLRILLNQDQGKKQTYGIRIPVTNTAYKLFINGQQVAKSGEVAETSRQHKGQYSSDTAFFATDQSEIEIVMQVSNFDTPENASIEKSIKFGSATSIIHEQQSTKTMTTLAIMVLLLFSLYTILIYIFIYRKKILLFFTVGFLFTAMDEFINYNKSILEWLHLDYDWSIKVTQFIYLVSAFFFMQLIRSLLTEYKKAKIFRWFNILYGLFALCILLLPIKFLFFGGVLFSLLYLSSFITVIVLALKLYVQQQEESFFLALTALSTTSGIIWVIIKSVNLQEIPFYPFDYLFAFLGFSLFWFKRFQQTTNESKKLVHQLKQTDKLKDDFLVNSSQQLWTPLNEMITIAQTIHDRNTGSIPLEDKNDLKLLIDIGRSMSFMLNDLLDFTRLKEQSIHIHPQSTNIHAALFGVFDIVRFMTDGKKIQLLSTIPDSFPNVLADEKRLIQILFNLLHYAVKFTNEGSIIVQAEHNDDTVTIQIKSSGLTIDEETKSHSTMTERGEELGLNVCKQLIELHGGSLHIHSIPNQDSFFSFTLPIARGLIQKDEELEVDSNEESDINDRNDHFQLQEKPSNESCFTILAIDDDPINLKVIRNFFPSEQYVVVTVTSSKEALDLLNTRDWDLIILDAMMPNMSGYELVRLIREQYSALELPILLLTARSYPEDVYTGFALGANDYVTKPINSLELKVRSQALIDLKHSINERLCMEAAWLQAQIRPHFLFNTLNTIASLSTIDTSRMVHLLNKFGHYLRQSFDVKNLERVVPIKHELELVRSYLYIEKERFGDRLQIIWEVDEKLTLDIPPLSIQPLVENAILHGILKKAKGGTICIRITDHPTFTTIAIIDDGVGMDEAKLKQVLDEKIPGRKEVGLLNINKRLKRIYGQGLQIKSSPNQGTEMTFKIPKLVK from the coding sequence TTGTTTAATTTTCATAGTGCTAGATATAAACCTATTCTGATTGTGTGTATAACTTTGTTTTTGCTTACTAGTTTTCGTCTTGCATGGGTAGCCTATCATTCGACTCCTGATTACCGGCTTGCTAAGCAAGGCGTTTTGGATCTTAGAAATATTGATTTAACTGATGAGGATTCTATTTCGCTAGATGGAGAATGGAAATTCTCACCTGAGATCCTATTGAATCCTCAACTAGATGAAGATACTTCGTCCGATACCGAGATTATTTCCGTACCTACAAGAGGGGGCAAGGATTGCAACGATCAATTTGGTACGTACAAGTTACGTATTTTACTTAATCAAGATCAAGGCAAAAAACAAACTTATGGAATTCGAATTCCAGTTACCAACACCGCTTATAAATTATTTATTAATGGCCAGCAAGTAGCTAAATCAGGAGAAGTGGCAGAAACGAGTCGTCAACATAAGGGACAATATAGTTCGGATACAGCTTTTTTTGCAACAGATCAAAGTGAAATTGAAATCGTCATGCAAGTCTCTAATTTTGATACACCTGAAAATGCAAGCATTGAGAAATCAATCAAATTCGGTTCTGCTACATCGATCATTCATGAACAACAGTCTACTAAAACAATGACAACGCTAGCCATTATGGTTCTGCTGTTGTTCAGTTTATATACGATATTGATTTATATTTTTATCTATCGAAAGAAAATCCTTCTTTTTTTCACTGTTGGATTTCTCTTTACGGCGATGGATGAATTCATCAACTACAATAAATCTATACTTGAGTGGCTGCATCTTGATTATGATTGGTCGATCAAAGTCACCCAATTTATTTATCTTGTTTCTGCATTTTTCTTTATGCAATTAATCAGGAGTTTGTTAACCGAGTATAAAAAAGCGAAAATATTCCGTTGGTTCAATATTTTATATGGCCTATTTGCATTGTGCATTTTACTGCTTCCCATCAAATTCTTGTTTTTTGGAGGGGTTTTATTTTCTTTACTGTATCTCAGCTCTTTTATTACAGTGATCGTTCTAGCTTTGAAATTATATGTCCAACAACAGGAAGAGTCCTTTTTTCTAGCCTTAACTGCTTTAAGTACAACATCTGGGATCATATGGGTGATCATTAAAAGCGTTAACTTACAAGAAATACCATTCTATCCCTTCGATTATCTATTTGCCTTTCTTGGATTTTCTCTTTTCTGGTTTAAACGTTTTCAACAAACGACCAATGAATCTAAGAAGCTTGTTCACCAGCTCAAACAAACCGATAAATTAAAAGATGATTTTCTAGTAAATAGCTCTCAGCAATTATGGACCCCTCTTAATGAGATGATAACGATCGCTCAAACTATACACGATCGCAACACAGGCTCTATCCCTTTGGAAGACAAAAATGATTTAAAGCTTCTCATCGATATTGGTCGCAGCATGTCATTTATGCTCAATGATCTGCTCGATTTCACTCGATTAAAAGAACAATCGATCCATATTCATCCGCAAAGCACCAACATTCATGCAGCATTATTTGGTGTTTTCGATATAGTGAGGTTTATGACTGATGGGAAGAAAATTCAATTGTTATCGACTATTCCGGATTCATTTCCTAATGTACTAGCGGATGAAAAACGACTTATTCAAATCCTGTTTAACCTATTGCATTACGCTGTCAAATTTACAAATGAAGGCTCCATTATTGTTCAAGCGGAACATAACGATGACACAGTAACCATTCAAATAAAAAGCTCTGGTCTCACTATAGATGAAGAAACAAAAAGTCATTCAACAATGACTGAACGTGGCGAAGAGCTTGGGCTGAATGTTTGCAAACAATTAATTGAGCTGCACGGCGGATCATTACATATCCACTCTATTCCTAATCAAGATTCCTTCTTTTCCTTTACACTGCCTATAGCTAGAGGTCTAATACAGAAGGATGAAGAACTAGAAGTGGACTCAAACGAGGAATCGGATATCAACGATCGTAACGATCACTTCCAACTGCAAGAAAAACCATCTAATGAATCATGCTTTACGATTCTAGCAATAGACGATGATCCCATTAATTTGAAGGTCATCCGTAATTTCTTCCCGTCCGAACAATATGTAGTTGTAACAGTCACAAGCAGTAAAGAAGCGTTAGACTTATTAAATACAAGAGATTGGGACTTAATTATTTTAGATGCCATGATGCCAAATATGTCCGGATATGAATTAGTACGTTTGATTCGCGAACAATATTCGGCGTTAGAGCTTCCTATTCTTTTATTAACAGCAAGAAGTTACCCTGAAGATGTGTATACTGGTTTCGCCTTAGGTGCGAATGATTATGTGACGAAACCGATCAATTCGCTAGAGTTAAAGGTTCGGAGTCAAGCCCTTATTGACTTAAAACATTCCATTAACGAACGTCTTTGTATGGAGGCGGCGTGGCTTCAAGCTCAAATTCGGCCACATTTTCTTTTCAATACATTAAATACGATCGCATCACTCAGTACCATTGATACATCGAGAATGGTTCATCTTCTGAACAAATTTGGGCATTATTTGCGTCAAAGCTTTGACGTGAAAAATTTAGAACGTGTCGTTCCAATAAAGCACGAGCTTGAACTTGTGCGTTCTTATCTTTACATAGAAAAAGAGCGATTTGGCGATCGCTTACAAATTATTTGGGAAGTAGACGAGAAACTAACATTAGACATTCCTCCCCTTTCCATTCAGCCATTGGTAGAAAACGCCATCCTCCACGGAATTCTAAAAAAAGCGAAGGGTGGTACCATTTGTATTCGAATCACTGATCATCCAACCTTCACCACAATAGCTATTATTGACGACGGCGTGGGCATGGATGAGGCAAAATTGAAACAAGTCCTTGATGAAAAAATACCGGGAAGAAAAGAAGTCGGCCTCCTCAATATAAATAAACGCCTGAAGCGGATTTACGGTCAAGGATTACAAATCAAAAGTTCACCTAATCAAGGAACAGAAATGACTTTTAAAATCCCGAAACTTGTAAAGTAA